A window from Vulpes lagopus strain Blue_001 chromosome 23, ASM1834538v1, whole genome shotgun sequence encodes these proteins:
- the PDZK1IP1 gene encoding PDZK1-interacting protein 1 isoform X1 → MPAQSYQLGPLRPSGSQGERETPWAGRAQASCPAVQLPSCPLVPGAQTLRRGPCRPGQPAALDARPNRCGCVPGPRGNRLCCQPLLVPGRAGACEHGHDRCKQGRWDPGRNRWKVLLDGGQLQVPLEVHTVAKSLSLRIMQAPVRIPDLCLTAGGLPSLSGAPPACLPCGAAGRKQIVGCSCT, encoded by the exons ATGCCAGCCCAGTCCTATCAGCTTGGGCCGCTCCGGCCTTCTGGGAGCCAGGGCGAACGGGAGACACCGTGGGCTGGCAGGGCCCAGGCCAGCTGTCCAGCTGTCCAGCTGCCCAGCTGCCCTTTGGTCCCTGGGGCCCAGACACTCCGTAGGGGGCCCTGCAG GCCTGGGCAACCTGCAGCCCTGGATGCAAGGCCTAATCGCTGTGGCTGTGTTCCTGGTCCTCGTGGCAATCGCCTTTGCTGTCAACCGCTTCTGGTGCCAGGAAGAGCC ggagcctgtgaaCATGGTCATGACCGTTGCAAACAAGGCAGATGGGATCCTGGGAGGAACAGATGGAAGGTACTCCTTGACGGCGGCCAGCTTCAG GTCCCCTTGGAAGTGCACACAGTGGCCAAGAGCTTGAGCTTGAGAATCATGCAGGCTCCGGTTCGAATTCCAGATCTGTGTCTCACCGCTGGTGGACTGCCCAGTCTGTCCGGTGCTCCACCGGCTTGTCTTCCCTGCGGGGCTGCTGGGAGGAAACAGATCGTGGGCTGCTCTTGCACCTGA